One stretch of Brettanomyces nanus chromosome 4, complete sequence DNA includes these proteins:
- a CDS encoding uncharacterized protein (BUSCO:EOG09341P81) yields the protein MMKGLFKDDILNYVYTFYKIDDEKRSRNRDRAIYILDPVSRYSIECLLADFSRGTRYKDTVVCFLPGLSPTNYKRLRQNKFLEEATVGGKFATIDYLSLQPVEHRVYVTGCTYSVPVYYNFQHLGRDLVQYQLDKSVDSMISLCVLTNEYPIVRFYNSPLSKQLAVTFQKKLDEYYRNHPQLAPVNSETVFLITERSMDIFGPFCHYKYYRSQLFDLMDDQVKTVRGDYTYVYDYNIKTGQGVEEKHLVFDTDDPVYSELKDLTVEDYTHKIVHMVNNLKKEDDRYNNLKFTSDLSHAALNQSEHMFNKQLVTGHFQLISKINDKFHEEQLLEAIVFENQCASNLGESKQLHEPVSDDLIKLLANEHLFMGNKIRLLIIYAISRGGLIESDYMKLLHFGMPEKVDSIMTLIKNLQKVGLNLLKPSLSEKRQQINTFFDIKNTQELTDRLIPTFSNIILRLAQNRLPELYNIKLNDDYYYGRKSGSGLDSDLEEDDKTFPYVKGAPVDDMESSMNNLSLGSSKSTLRSQPKWKSTRPSESKLTRQKLLIFCAGGLTQSELSAMISLEPTINKNIFIGTDELYSTWDLLGDIRLINDERSNFSFPLDQKFLVRKPPAFLYENSESRPSGSSSAVHSGSRDAGINRTDAVDASNGTAGINYGAGLNDSNLKTTDHHSHHRHLHNHHQDESTDKDLTPHDEKGKRGKLLRRFKSFGKSSN from the exons ATGA TGAAGggtctcttcaaagacgATATCCTCAACTATGTGTATACATTTTACAAAATAGATGATGAGAAACGCTCTCGGAACAGAGACAGGGCAATTTATATATTGGATCCCGTGTCCCGCTACAGCATTGAGTGCCTTTTGGCTGATTTTTCTAGAGGTACGAGATACAAGGATACCGTCGTATGCTTCTTACCGGGACTTAGTCCGACAAACTATAAAAGACTTCGACAGAATAAATTTCTAGAAGAAGCCACTGTCGGGGGGAAATTCGCCACGATAGATTATCTAAGCTTACAGCCAGTCGAGCACAGAGTGTATGTCACTGGTTGTACTTATTCAGTTCCTGTGTATTACAACTTTCAACACCTAGGACGCGATTTGGTACAATATCAACTGGATAAGTCTGTTGATTCCATGATAAGTCTGTGCGTATTGACGAATGAGTATCCGATCGTTCGCTTTTACAATTCTCCTTTATCAAAACAGTTGGCTGTTACatttcaaaagaagttggacGAATACTATCGAAATCATCCGCAGTTGGCGCCTGTAAACAGCGAGACAGTGTTCCTAATAACTGAACGTTCCATGGATATTTTTGGTCCCTTTTGTCATTACAAGTACTACCGGTCGCAGCTTTTCGACTTGATGGACGATCAAGTGAAGACCGTCAGAGGTGATTACACCTATGTGTATGATTACAACATCAAGACGGGCcaaggtgttgaagagaagcatTTGGTGTTTGATACTGATGATCCTGTTTATTCAGAGTTGAAAGACCTAACTGTTGAAGATTATACACACAAGATTGTACACATGGTGAATaacttgaaaaaagaagatgataggTATAATAACTTGAAATTTACGTCAGATCTTTCTCATGCGGCGTTGAACCAGAGCGAACATATGTTTAATAAGCAACTTGTAACAGGGCATTTTCAGTTGATCAGCAAGATCAATGATAAGTTTCACGAAGAGCAATTATTAGAAGCCATAGTTTTTGAGAACCAGTGTGCCTCGAACTTGGGTGAATCGAAGCAGTTGCACGAGCCAGTAAGCGATGATTTAATTAAGTTACTTGCAAATGAGCATCTTTTCATGGGAAACAAAATCAGATTGCTAATAATTTACGCCATATCTCGAGGTGGACTTATTGAATCAGACTATATGAAATTGTTGCATTTCGGTATGCCGGAAAAGGTGGACTCAATCATGACACTCATTAAGAATTTGCAGAAAGTGGGACTTAATCTACTCAAGCCTAGTTTGAGTGAGAAACGTCAGCAGATCAACACATTCTTTGACATCAAGAATACTCAGGAGTTAACCGATAGACTTATTCCTACATTCTCGAATATTATTCTTCGTCTTGCTCAAAATAGATTACCCGAACTTTACAATATCAAGTTGAATGACGACTATTACTATGGAAGAAAGTCTGGATCAGGCTTGGACAGTGAtcttgaagaggatgataaGACATTCCCCTATGTGAAGGGAGCACCTGTAGACGATATGGAAAGCTCCATGAACAATTTAAGCCTTGGATCGAGCAAATCTACATTAAGGAGTCAGCCGAAATGGAAAAGTACCCGTCCATCAGAGAGCAAGTTGACAAGACAGAAATTGTTGATCTTCTGTGCAGGTGGATTGACTCAGTCTGAATTGAGCGCGATGATCTCTTTAGAACCTAccatcaacaagaacatATTTATCGGTACAGATGAACTCTACTCCACCTGGGACTTACTGGGAGACATTAGACTTATCAATGATGAGAGGAGTAATTTCTCTTTCCCATTAGACCAGAAATTTCTCGTTCGGAAGCCACCAGCGTTTCTCTACGAAAATTCAGAGTCCCGACCTAGTGGGTCATCCTCAGCCGTGCATTCAGGTTCCAGGGACGCGGGTATCAATAGGACAGATGCGGTTGATGCAAGCAATGGAACTGCTGGAATAAACTATGGCGCCGGATTAAACGATTCTAATCTTAAAACTACCGATCATCATTCCCATCATCGTCACCTACACAATCATCACCAAGATGAATCTACTGATAAAGATTTGACCCCCCACgatgaaaaaggaaaacgCGGCAAACTCttaagaagattcaagagTTTCGGCAAATCAAGTAATTGA
- a CDS encoding uncharacterized protein (BUSCO:EOG09341H8R), giving the protein MSDSKEELKSPQKSGAYVPPAKLKEIQGNAQFAEGSEDYQKLQWETLKKSINGLVNRVTKENLKDVVINLFKLDIVRGKGLLVKSLMKSQRVSEDYSSVYASLVSVINSKIPEIGKLLITRLVLQFKKDYKIDNKQACTADLSFISQLTNFQVSHEILVLQILYELLEKPINDSVELAVELMMQCGHHLHMHSKVACNAIFERLRAIRTESLMSSRVQYILDKLFELRRKGLEDEGQVDDDLDITEEEDKITHSIGLSDELNGEWMLDDFRCDEDYDENEKKYEKLRKEILGESVDDEGEHESAEGSEESSEEEFSDSSDEDNDGDDVSHNNDNEVKEEIKDLTEQELTNFQKSVYLNVMGSMGPEEAVHKLLKLDAIDHTKHEYMVVDMLVKCCAQEKSYSKFYGLIGEGLILVGRKWEDAFNLVFEENWDACHRYETSLLRNIGTFWGHMLSSDKMGWEVLRIIKLTQEDTSSAQRILLKFVFLRIRSELGVNELLTRLNEPYIKSFIQGLFPETSAEHIRFSINYFTAIGLGRLTEDMRETLKNLPDSDGESGRSSSRSSSYSSGKSSRSSSRSLSRSSSRSPSRSPSRSSTRAPFTDQPPHSRKKPRWTSSSRAPGSRDYGTNANAIPLGPKRG; this is encoded by the coding sequence ATGTCTGATagtaaagaagagttgaaaagtCCTCAAAAAAGTGGAGCCTATGTTCCACCTGCTAAACTGAAGGAGATACAGGGCAATGCCCAATTTGCTGAGGGCTCCGAGGATTATCAAAAGTTACAATGGGAAACGCTTAAGAAGTCGATCAATGGACTTGTAAACAGGGTTACTAAGGAAAACCTCAAAGATGTGGttatcaatcttttcaaattggATATAGTGCGCGGTAAAGGCTTGCTCGTCAAGAGCTTGATGAAATCCCAGAGGGTGTCAGAGGATTATAGTTCTGTCTACGCCAGTTTAGTAAGCGTTATCAACTCCAAAATTCCGGAGATTGGAAAGTTGCTTATCACGAGGCTTGTTTTGCAGTTCAAGAAAGATTACAAGATAGATAACAAGCAGGCTTGTACTGCTGacctttctttcatttctcAATTGACGAACTTCCAGGTATCACACGAAATACTAGTACTACAGATTCTTTATGAGTTGTTGGAGAAGCCAATCAATGATTCGGTGGAACTGGCTGTGGAACTGATGATGCAGTGTGgccatcatcttcatatGCATTCTAAAGTGGCATGTAATGCTATCTTTGAGAGATTACGTGCTATTAGGACGGAGAGCTTGATGAGTAGTCGTGTTCAATACATTCTAGACAAATTGTTCGAGCTGCGGCGTAAAGGATTGGAAGACGAAGGCCAAgtagatgatgatttggatattacggaggaggaagataaGATAACTCACTCGATTGGTTTGAGTGATGAGTTAAATGGTGAATGGATGTTGGATGATTTCCGTTGTGATGAAGATTATGATgaaaacgagaagaagtatGAAAAACTAAGGAAAGAGATATTAGGCGAAAGTGTTGACGATGAAGGTGAGCACGAGTCTGCTGAGGGTTCTGAGGAATCATCAGAGGAGGAGTTTTCAGATTCtagtgatgaagataatgatGGCGACGATGTGTCCCACAATAATGACAATGAAGTGAAGGAAGAGATTAAGGACTTAACTGAGCAGGAGCTAACGAATTTTCAAAAAAGTGTTTATTTGAATGTCATGGGCAGCATGGGACCCGAGGAAGCTGTTCATAAGTTACTGAAGTTAGATGCAATTGACCATACGAAGCATGAATATATGGTGGTTGATATGTTAGTGAAGTGCTGTGCTCAAGAAAAGTCATATTCAAAATTCTATGGGTTGATTGGTGAAGGACTAATTCTTGTTGGTAGAAAATGGGAGGATGCCTTCAACTTGGTCTTTGAGGAAAATTGGGACGCTTGTCACAGATATGAAACTTCACTTCTTAGAAACATTGGTACTTTCTGGGGACATATGCTTTCATCTGATAAAATGGGATGGGAGGTTTTAAGAATTATTAAGTTGACGCAAGAGGATACCAGTTCTGCACAGCGTATTCTATTGAAGTTTGTATTTTTAAGAATACGCTCAGAACTTGGGGTTAATGAACTTTTGACCAGACTAAATGAACCATACATTAAATCCTTCATTCAAGGTCTATTTCCAGAGACTAGTGCAGAGCATATTAGGTTCTCCATTAACTACTTTACCGCTATTGGCTTAGGAAGGTTGACTGAAGATATGAGAGAAACATTGAAGAACCTTCCAGATTCGGATGGAGAAAGTGGAAGGTCAAGCAGTCGGTCTTCCAGTTattcttctggaaaatCATCGAGATCCTCATCGAGGTCTTTGTCCAGATCCTCATCCAGATCGCCCTCTCGATCACCTTCTCGGTCTTCTACTAGAGCACCGTTCACTGATCAACCTCCTCACTCTCGTAAGAAGCCCCGATGGACCTCTTCTTCACGCGCCCCAGGAAGCAGGGATTATGGTACCAATGCCAATGCGATTCCGCTTGGACCTAAACGAGGATAA
- a CDS encoding uncharacterized protein (EggNog:ENOG41) — protein sequence MFGFGRKNNEGDAEKKRLTEEDRVKHLIPREIPFECAPSYIVPPRENPLTESQLEMYDTVLKHFQQKDLEISVKEKSDIDTERRVLTSDEQAWVTRECILRYLRATKWIVKDAIERIERTIAWRREFGIDHQLDDSKNIVTPELVDPESETGKEVVLGYDNDDRPCLYLKPGRQNTKNSFRQVQHLVFFLERVIDFMPSGQDSLALLIDFKQHPEIESQVETSKIPPLSVGRQVLHILQTHYPERLGKALLTNIPFLGRAFLKLIYPFIDPLTRQKLVFDADFAEFCPKEQLDKEFNGLVDFEYVHKVYYPALVKMAHQRRQHYMERFRKFGGVVGLSEIDLRGDSYELKLPVGSHPWQTEKAPETTARSATIKSNDESSPLKRPIANETTGKVTDSNDKEVERIIPQTEQVLLVKD from the coding sequence ATGtttggatttggaaggaagaataatgaaggtgatgctgagaagaagagattgactgaagaagataggGTCAAGCATCTAATCCCTAGAGAAATTCCATTCGAATGTGCACCTTCTTATATTGTGCCGCCTCGAGAAAATCCGCTAACTGAATCACAGTTGGAGATGTATGATACCGTGCTAAAGCATTTTCAGCAaaaggatttggagattAGCGTTAAGGAGAAGTCTGATATAGATACCGAAAGAAGAGTCCTTACTTCCGACGAACAGGCTTGGGTTACTAGAGAGTGTATATTGAGATACCTCAGAGCGACCAAGTGGATCGTGAAAGATGCGATAGAAAGAATCGAGAGAACCATTGCCTGGAGGCGTGAGTTTGGTATTGATCATCAATTGGATGATTCTAAGAACATAGTAACTCCGGAACTTGTGGATCCGGAATCAGAAACAGGTAAGGAGGTTGTTCTTGGCTATGATAACGATGATAGACCATGCCTTTATCTTAAACCCGGTAGGCAGAACACAAAGAACTCCTTCCGGCAAGTTCAGCACTTGgtttttttcttggaaaGAGTCATTGATTTCATGCCTTCTGGTCAGGATTCATTGGCACTTCTCATCGATTTCAAACAGCATCCGGAGATTGAATCCCAGGTAGAGACGTCTAAGATTCCGCCACTATCAGTTGGCAGACAGGTTCTTCATATCCTACAGACCCATTATCCTGAGAGATTGGGTAAGGCCTTACTCACCAACATTCCCTTCCTTGGCCGTGCATTTCTTAAGTTGATATATCCATTCATCGATCCTCTTACTCGTCAAAAATTAGTATTCGATGCCGACTTTGCGGAATTCTGCCCCAAAGAGCAATTAGACAAGGAGTTCAACGGATTAGTCGACTTTGAGTACGTTCATAAAGTGTATTACCCTGCATTAGTTAAGATGGCTCACCAGAGACGTCAACATTATATGGAGAGATTTCGCAAATTTGGTGGTGTGGTTGGACTAAGCGAAATTGATCTCCGTGGTGATTCATATGAATTGAAATTACCCGTGGGCTCCCATCCTTGGCAAACAGAAAAGGCTCCCGAGACTACAGCCAGGAGTGCGACCATAAAGTCAAACGACGAGTCTTCCCCGTTAAAGAGACCTATAGCCAACGAGACCACCGGCAAGGTAACAGATTCTAATGATAAAGAAGTCGAGAGAATCATACCACAGACTGAGCAAGTACTCTTGGTCAAAGACTGA
- a CDS encoding uncharacterized protein (BUSCO:EOG09342JP7) codes for MAYRNPLLLITRKQIKNQQSLNVVISSALPQVEPGSNLYIQITADYTQLSILIDELVSVYDTARHYSEENKNISTYVLFGSNYLNLFNYCDWTIALYQSSDALSRFINKPGIPIKLLQESNTDLSEFKPDAHPMDNLTGSKDEYHTVAVGGTFDHLHDGHKILLTASIFLASTILIIGVTGPKLLVNKKYAEYMESYDQRASIVGRFVKLIDFNQRTDFYQINDVCGPTGHINEIDALVVSFETASGGDYVNNLRKEEGLKQLKIIAVCVIGGKDSEQFKEKLSSTYLRKLEAEKQQ; via the coding sequence ATGGCATACAGAAACCCTCTACTATTAATTACCAGGAAGCAGATCAAGAATCAACAGTCACTTAATGTTGTGATTTCGTCAGCCCTTCCCCAAGTCGAACCTGGATCCAATCTCTACATACAGATTACGGCCGATTATACACAGTTGAGCATTCTAATAGACGAGTTAGTTTCTGTTTACGATACGGCAAGACATTACAGcgaagaaaacaaaaatatAAGCACCTATGTTCTATTTGGTTCCAACTACCTAAACCTATTCAATTACTGCGATTGGACGATAGCTCTTTATCAGTCATCTGATGCCCTTAGCAGATTCATCAACAAACCAGGTATTCCCATTAAACTACTTCAAGAATCAAATACGGACTTATCTGAATTCAAACCAGATGCACATCCTATGGATAATTTGACTGGGTCTAAAGATGAATATCATACTGTTGCCGTGGGAGGAACGTTTGACCATTTACATGACGGCCACAAAATTCTACTTACAGCTTCTATATTTTTGGCTAGCACAATTCTCATAATTGGAGTCACTGGACCCAAACTATTAGTCAACAAGAAGTATGCTGAGTACATGGAGAGCTATGATCAAAGAGCTTCCATTGTCGGTCGATTTGTGAAATTGATCGATTTTAACCAGAGGACTGATTTCTACCAGATCAATGACGTCTGTGGGCCGACTGGCCATATAAACGAAATTGATGCTTTAGTGGTAAGTTTTGAGACTGCTTCGGGTGGTGATTATGTCAACAATTTGAGAAAGGAAGAGGGGCTCAAGCAGTTGAAAATCATTGCCGTCTGTGTTATAGGAGGTAAAGACAGTGAGCAGTTTAAGGAAAAATTGAGTAGCACATATTTAAGGAAGCTAGAAGCGGAAAAACAACAATAA
- a CDS encoding uncharacterized protein (BUSCO:EOG093405X1~MEROPS:MER0002475), which yields MNGNGNEIDHVDLSAVDEELSSSRSSDFSMDENSKMIPHKQSSGEKDIFDSSKVATNLEHALDDVPEYYHTEAEGFHTWEIDDITQLVGDEKVFGPKFEVGDNFVFNPLITTAKRQSNLFFSVYLEGHPSDAKVAESDDWHCCVQFALDIWNPEDPSKHKMNSTHFRYNSKVIDWGFISLLDGRFSADSALIENKRLNITAYVRIVNDFTGVLWHDFVDYDSKKATGYVGINNQGATCYLNSLLQSYYFTKKFRKKVYQIPTQDEVSFDVPSFKDYLEQPKSVSLSLQRIFYNLQTSDKPIDTMELTSSFGWTSADAFTQHDVQEMNRILMDKLERKMKHTDIEGCLNDIFVGNMKSFIRCIDVEYESSRTEDFWDIQLNVKGLKNIKQSFENYVELELLEGENKYDAAGYGLQAAEKGVVFESFPPVLHLQLKRFEYDFEYDQLVKINDRYEFFDTLDLKPYMNKEAKHYDEDWEYKLHCVLVHQGDVSMGHYYAMIKPGEDDKWFRFDDDKVWRVTPNEVFEGNFGADQSPEELRRMTRDEQQDFQLRRHTSAYMLVYLRKCKAPEILNEVEKKDIPLHIPKQIEYESEQLEKIRKEQEEMHLYADFKVFYHNAFTKYQGFDLGPNEDDRFNYCPELYDHDSFPLKFRLLRTDQFSKVYDTVIEKLGEKVDPKLIRFWIMGSRKNYALRPVETIGFTYGDDENFGDVTIDSVIDEYEISTIDRRRSSVGQSVQLVLYLEDSSKELKFVSNSIYEMKNKSEIPDDADSIEDTAERYNKYSMMALHSFHPKIEPVDKDASRHLLFLKFFDLPSQSVNGLTQIIVPSENTIEYLVPLINNILKFPMDTALKFYEELGHDQILPLSATKTFYKSELGNGDIICFTKADWGTELLPDLEYQSAKELYAFLANRVHFKVAPLQKVGEDEEEYVTKDSSTDSKISKSGLHDAPFELWFSIASNYNDLTKKIGEKVKVDPKFLRLFIVGHANQTFPLKSTSSLKRLFERISKAQILRIRYEVLSVTLVDFEHMTLCKVYWVGQGICREQRHEFFLPKSSTLENLLDRLQAKVHFNPEEKDSLLCWTMDARHKFGSVCEEDTGIDQASEFIIGYYPAYKEVLKTKPPNVHLITGFQFFGQVQNSHSIPFMFDLIEEELFKDTKVRLHKLLGISEKEFEGVRIAVTDLNVVDYLDSPERDDVQLFNFAQNSPFYLAIDHPDRNLRRSSVYEPSIYIRD from the coding sequence AAGCGGAGGGGTTTCATACCTgggagattgatgatattACACAACTTGTTGGAGACGAAAAGGTATTTGGACCAAAATTTGAAGTTGGCGACAATTTCGTATTCAATCCTTTGATTACTACAGCCAAAAGGCAAAGcaatttatttttttcgGTTTATCTTGAAGGTCATCCAAGCGATGCTAAAGTTGCTGAGAGTGACGATTGGCATTGCTGTGTCCAGTTTGCATTGGATATATGGAACCCAGAAGATCCCTCCAAGCATAAGATGAATAGCACCCACTTTCGTTATAACTCCAAAGTGATAGACTGGGGCTTCATTAGTCTATTGGATGGACGGTTTTCTGCTGATTCGGCTCTGATAGAAAACAAACGTCTCAATATTACTGCATATGTGCGCATTGTCAACGACTTCACTGGCGTTTTGTGGCATGATTTCGTCGATTATGACTCCAAAAAGGCCACTGGTTACGTCGGTATTAATAATCAAGGTGCTACCTGCTATTTGAATTCATTATTACAGTCATATTATTTCACGAAGAAGTTTAGAAAGAAGGTCTATCAGATCCCCACTCAGGATGAAGTCAGCTTTGATGTGccttctttcaaagactACTTAGAGCAGCCGAAGAGTGTTTCTTTATCTCTTCAGAGAATATTTTACAATTTGCAAACTTCTGACAAACCAATTGATACCATGGAGCTAACAAGTTCGTTTGGTTGGACCAGTGCCGATGCATTCACCCAGCACGACGTTCAAGAGATGAATAGGATATTAATGGATAAATTGGAACGCAAAATGAAACACACTGATATCGAAGGATGCCTTAATGATATCTTTGTTGGCAATATGAAGAGTTTTATTAGATGCATTGATGTTGAATACGAAAGTAGCCGTACCGAAGACTTCTGGGATATCCAACTGAACGTGAAAGGTCTTAAGAACATCAAGCAATCTTTTGAGAACTATGTGGAGTTAGAACTCCTAGAGGGTGAAAATAAATATGATGCTGCTGGCTATGGACTTCAGGCCGCTGAAAAAGGTGTAGTGTTTGAGAGTTTTCCACCGGTTTTGCACTTGCAATTGAAACGATTCGAATATGATTTCGAATATGATCAGCTGGTAAAGATTAACGATAGATACGAATTTTTCGATACCCTTGATTTGAAGCCCTACATGAATAAAGAGGCTAAGCATTACGATGAGGATTGGGAGTATAAGTTGCATTGTGTCCTTGTTCATCAAGGTGATGTGTCTATGGGTCACTACTATGCCATGATCAAACCCGGTGAGGATGATAAATGGTTTAGATTCGACGACGACAAGGTATGGAGAGTTACACCCAATGAAGTCTTCGAAGGAAACTTCGGTGCCGATCAATCCCCTGAGGAACTAAGAAGAATGACGAGGGATGAGCAGCAGGACTTTCAACTAAGAAGGCATACTTCAGCATATATGTTGGTTTACCTTAGAAAGTGTAAAGCTCCTGAGATTTTgaatgaagttgaaaagaaagatattCCACTGCATATTCCTAAGCAAATCGAATACGAAAGCGAACAGCTAGAGAAGATAAGAAaggagcaagaagaaatgcatttgtACGCTGACTTCAAAGTTTTCTATCACAATGCTTTCACTAAGTACCAGGGATTTGATTTGGGCCctaatgaagatgatagaTTCAACTACTGTCCTGAATTATATGATCATGACTCGTTCCCCTTGAAGTTTAGACTTCTCAGAACCGATCAATTCTCTAAAGTGTATGATACTGTTATTGAGAAGCTTGGAGAGAAAGTGGACCCCAAGCTGATTCGATTCTGGATTATGGGAAGCCGTAAGAACTATGCTCTGAGACCCGTTGAGACTATTGGATTTACCTACGGTGACGACGAGAATTTCGGCGATGTTACTATTGATTCAGTCattgatgaatatgaaatATCCACCATAGACAGGAGACGTTCTAGTGTGGGGCAGTCGGTTCAACTTGTACTATATTTGGAAGACTCGTCGAAAGAGTTAAAATTTGTTTCCAACTCCATCTatgagatgaagaacaagtcTGAGATCCCAGATGATGCCGATTCCATCGAAGATACAGCTGAGAGATACAATAAGTATTCTATGATGGCTCTCCACAGTTTCCACCCTAAAATTGAACCCGTCGATAAAGATGCGTCTCGCCATTTATTATTTCTTAAGTTCTTCGATTTGCCTAGTCAGAGTGTCAATGGTCTCACTCAAATCATCGTTCCCTCAGAAAATACTATTGAGTACTTGGTTCCCTTGATCAATAACATACTGAAATTCCCTATGGATACTGCTCTCAAATTTTATGAAGAATTGGGTCATGACcaaattcttcctttgTCTGCAACTAAAACTTTCTACAAGTCCGAATTGGGCAACGGTGATATTATCTGCTTCACAAAGGCAGATTGGGGAACAGAACTGCTACCAGATCTTGAATATCAATCGGCTAAAGAACTCTATGCATTTTTGGCCAACAGAGTTCACTTCAAAGTGGCACCTTTACAAAAGGTAGGcgaggatgaagaagagtatgTTACAAAGGATAGTAGCACTGATAGTAAGATTTCAAAAAGCGGTTTGCACGATGCACCGTTTGAGCTGTGGTTTTCGATTGCATCCAATTACAACGATCtaaccaagaagattggGGAGAAAGTGAAGGTCGATCCCAAGTTTTTGAGACTATTTATTGTGGGACATGCTAACCAGACGTTTCCCTTAAAGAGCAcatcatctttgaaaaggctttttgaaagaatcTCAAAGGCGCAAATTTTGCGTATCAGATATGAGGTTCTCAGTGTCACTTTAGTCGATTTCGAGCATATGACTCTCTGTAAGGTGTACTGGGTTGGACAGGGAATATGTAGGGAACAGAGGCATgagttctttcttccaaaatCGAGTACTCTGGAGAATTTACTGGACAGACTACAAGCTAAGGTGCACTTCAATCCGGAGGAGAAAGACTCTCTTTTATGTTGGACAATGGATGCCAGACACAAATTTGGATCGGTTTGCGAAGAGGATACTGGAATAGACCAAGCATCTGAATTTATCATTGGCTATTATCCGGCATACAAGGAAGTTTTGAAGACGAAGCCTCCTAATGTACACTTGATCACAGGATTTCAGTTCTTTGGTCAAGTTCAAAATTCACACAGTATACCGTTTATGTTTGATCTcattgaagaggagttGTTTAAGGATACTAAGGTTAGGCTACACAAATTGTTGGGTATATCAGaaaaagaatttgaaggtgtTCGAATTGCCGTGACCGATTTGAATGTGGTTGATTACTTGGACTCTCCTGAAAGAGATGATGTACAGctcttcaactttgctCAGAATTCACCGTTCTATTTGGCCATCGACCATCCGGACAGAAACCTCAGACGTTCGTCTGTTTATGAGCCTTCAATTTATATAAGAGATTAA